A genomic segment from Aegilops tauschii subsp. strangulata cultivar AL8/78 chromosome 1, Aet v6.0, whole genome shotgun sequence encodes:
- the LOC141020632 gene encoding metacaspase-6-like, whose amino-acid sequence MITSELHHPTTPALPARSERHPTNLVASCSANRSAPARRSMGRKRAVLVGINYPGTEGELKGCLNDVARMRRCLVDRFGFDDADIRVLADADPSTPPPTGAKIRLELERLVGGARPGDSLFFHYSGHGLQLPAETGEDDDTGYDECIVPCDTNLIKDQDFTELVRKVPDGCLFTMVSDSCHSGGLIDKTKEQIGNSTKQSRARQRQRPPSAGANLCASLLGVVRGALEYVGIRLSRRAKQAGPPAGTATATSRSLPLSTYIRMLKEQTGKDDVGVGSIRTTLFHHFGDDATPKIKKFVKAVVHCHGKLRHGADQAAMVTELTPKAKPEGGDGGDQAGALGPAMEQEVRSVEEVYAGAAAAKVPPPRNGVLISGCQTDESSADLTTASGVSYGALSNAIQAVLAEEKRGKKVTNRELVQRARGLLAKQGYVQQPGLYCSDEHADAAFIC is encoded by the exons ATGATCACCTCTGAGCTCCACCACCCCACCACCCCCGCACTGCCTGCCAGATCGGAGCGCCACCCCACCAACCTAGTCGCGTCCTGCAGCGCCAACCGGAGCGCGCCGGCTCGCCGGTCGATGGGGCGGAAGCGCGCGGTGCTGGTGGGCATCAACTACCCGGGCACGGAGGGGGAGCTCAAGGGCTGCCTCAACGACGTGGCCCGCATGCGCCGCTGCCTCGTCGACCGCTTCGGCTTCGACGACGCCGACATCCGCGTCCTCGCCGACGCCGacccgtccacgccgccgcccaCGGGCGCCAAAATCCGGCTCGAGCTCGAGCGGCTCGTCGGCGGCGCGCGGCCCGGGGACTCCCTCTTCTTCCACTACAGCGGCCACGGCCTGCAGCTGCCCGCCGAGACCGGCGAGGACGACGACACCGGCTACGACGAGTGCATCGTGCCCTGCGACACCAATCTCATCAAAG ACCAAGACTTCACGGAGCTCGTGCGGAAAGTGCCCGATGGCTGcctcttcaccatggtatccgaTTCGTGCCACAGCGGCGGCCTCATCGACAAGACCAAGGAGCAGATCGGGAACagcaccaagcagagcagggccCGGCAGCGGCAGCGGCCTCCGTCCGCCGGCGCCAACCTGTGCGCCTCGCTCCTCGGGGTCGTCCGGGGCGCGCTCGAGTACGTCGGCATCCGCCTCTCCCGCCGCGCCAAGCAGGCGGGCCCGCCGGCCGGCACCGCCACCGCCACGAGCCGGTCGCTGCCCCTGTCGACGTACATCCGGATGCTCAAGGAGCAGACCGGGAAGGACGACGTCGGCGTGGGCTCCATCCGGACGACGCTGTTCCACCACTTCGGCGACGACGCCACGCCCAAGATCAAGAAGTTCGTCAAGGCCGTGGTGCACTGCCACGGCAAGCTCCGGCATGGCGCTGACCAGGCCGCCATGGTCACGGAGCTGACCCCGAAGGCTAAGccggagggcggcgacggcggggatCAGGCCGGCGCGCTCGGACCAGccatggagcaggaggtgcgGAGCGTCGAGGAGGTGTACGCAGGCGCCGCCGCGGCGAAGGTCCCGCCGCCACGCAACGGCGTGCTGATCAGCGGGTGCCAGACCGACGAGTCCTCGGCGGACCTGACCACGGCCAGCGGCGTGTCCTACGGCGCGCTCAGCAACGCCATTCAGGCCGTCCTCGCGGAGGAGAAGCGCGGGAAGAAGGTGACCAACAGGGAGCTCGTGCAGAGGGCGCGCGGGCTGCTGGCCAAGCAGGGCTACGTCCAGCAGCCCGGCCTCTACTGCAGCGACGAGCACGCCGATGCTGCCTTCATATGCTGA
- the LOC109787043 gene encoding metacaspase-5-like has product MGRKRAVLVGINYAGTKAELKGCHNDVARMRRCLVDRFGFDDDGAGIRVLSDADPAAPLQPTGANIRRELARLVADARPGDSLFFHYSGHGTRLPAETGQDDDTGYDECIVPSDMNLITDQDFTELVQKVPDGCLFTIVSDSCHSGGLLDKAKEQIGHSTKQNKAQQGKREDRSDSGSGGFRSFLKQTVREAFESQGVHLPRRGGQQSSYDDDAESEEPSLDSGTDGHVKNRSLPLSTFIEMLKEKTGKDDIEVGSIRMTLFNVFGEDASPKIKKFMKVMLEKLQQGQHGGVVGLVGALAQELIRAKLQGKQEELKPAMEQEVHGVEEVYAGTTARAPHNGVLISGCQTDQTSADATTAKGLSYGALSNAIQSILADKDGKVSNKELVLRARQLLSKQGYKQQPGLYCSDRHTEVAFIC; this is encoded by the exons ATGGGGCGCAAGCGCGCGGTGCTGGTGGGCATCAACTACGCGGGCACCAAGGCGGAGCTCAAGGGCTGCCACAACGACGTGGCCCGCATGCGCCGCTGCCTCGTCGACCGCTTCGGCTTCGACGACGACGGCGCCGGCATCCGCGTCCTCTCCGACGCCGACCCGGCCGCGCCGCTGCAGCCCACGGGCGCCAACATCCGCCGCGAGCTCGCGCGCCTCGTCGCCGACGCGCGCCCCGGGGACTCCCTCTTCTTCCACTACAGCGGCCACGGCACCCGCCTGCCGGCCGAGACCGGCCAGGACGACGACACCGGCTACGACGAGTGCATCGTCCCCTCCGACATGAACCTCATCACTG ACCAAGATTTCACAGAGCTCGTGCAGAAAGTCCCTGATGGCTGCCTGTTCACCATAGTCTCCGACTCCTGCCACAGCGGTGGCCTGCTTGACAAGGCCAAGGAGCAGATTGGCCACAGCACAAAGCAGAACAAGGCACAGCAAGGCAAACGGGAAGATCGGTCTGATTCCGGCTCCGGCGGCTTCCGGTCGTTCCTCAAACAGACCGTCCGGGAAGCCTTCGAGTCCCAAGGAGTCCACCTCCCTCGCCGCGGCGGCCAGCAGAGCAGCTACGACGACGACGCTGAGTCCGAGGAGCCGAGCCTGGACTCAGGTACAGACGGCCACGTCAAGAACCGGTCGCTGCCCCTCTCGACGTTCATCGAGATGCTCAAGGAGAAGACGGGGAAGGACGACATCGAGGTGGGGTCGATCCGGATGACGCTGTTCAACGTCTTCGGCGAGGACGCGAGCCCCAAGATCAAGAAGTTCATGAAGGTGATGCTGGAGAAGCTCCAGCAGGGGCAGCACGGCGGGGTGGTGGGCCTCGTGGGCGCCCTGGCGCAGGAGCTGATCAGGGCCAAGCTGCAGGGCAAGCAGGAGGAGTTGAAGCCGGCCATGGAGCAGGAGGTGCACGGCGTGGAGGAGGTGTACGCCGGGACGACGGCGAGGGCGCCCCACAACGGCGTCCTCATCAGCGGATGCCAGACCGACCAGACCTCGGCGGACGCCACGACGGCCAAGGGCCTGTCCTACGGCGCGCTCAGCAACGCCATCCAGTCCATCCTCGCGGACAAGGACGGCAAGGTGAGCAACAAGGAGCTGGTGCTGAGGGCGCGCCAGCTGCTGTCCAAGCAGGGGTACAAGCAGCAGCCTGGGCTCTACTGCAGCGACAGGCACACCGAGGTGGCCTTCATATGCTGA
- the LOC109787042 gene encoding serine/threonine-protein kinase Aurora-3, which yields MERTEWSLSDFEIGKFIGEGKFGKVYLGREKQSGYVVALKVTYKAKLQKYRFHAHLRREIEIQHGLDHPNVLRLFAWFHDAERVVLVLEYAARGELYKLLRSVGHFSERTAATYVASLAGALAYCHKKQVIHRDIKPENLLLDIEGRLKIADFGWAVRSNAKRHTLCGTIDYLAPEMVEKKAHDYAVDNWTLGILCYEFLYGSPPFEAAEQQDTLMRIVKVDLLFPKTHDISADAKDLICKLLVKDSSKRISLDDILKHPWIVKNAEPSGSCIEQKTSA from the exons ATGGAGCGGACGGAGTGGAGCCTCTCCGACTTCGAGATCGGCAAGTTCATCGGCGAGGGCAAGTTCGGCAAGGTCTATCTCGGCCGCGAGAAGCAG AGCGGCTATGTGGTGGCGCTCAAGGTGACATACAAAGCGAAGCTGCAGAAGTACCGGTTCCACGCGCACCTGCGGCGGGAGATCGAGATCCAGCATGGCCTTGACCACCCCAACGTGCTCCGACTCTTCGCCTGGTTCCACGACGCCGAGCGAGTCGTCCTCGTCCTCGAGTATGCCGCCCGCGGagagctctacaagctcctccgcAGCGTCGGCCACTTCTCGGAGCGGACCGCCGCCACC tATGTAGCAAGCCTTGCTGGTGCATTGGCGTACTGTCACAAGAAGCAGGTAATTCACAGGGACATCAAGCCGGAAAATTTGCTCCTTGATATCGAG GGCCGACTTAAAATTGCAGACTTTGGATGGGCGGTTCGATCAAATGCTAAACGTCACACACTCTGTGGCACAATAGATTACCTGGCACCAGAGATGGTAGAGAAAAAGGCTCACGATTACGCTGTTGACAACTGGACTTTAGGAATCCTGTGCTACGAGTTTTTGTATGGCTCGCCACCCTTTGAAGCTGCAGAACAGCAAGATACCCTGATGAG GATAGTCAAAGTGGACTTGCTGTTCCCTAAAACTCATGACATATCTGCAGATGCCAAGGATCTCATTTGCAAG CTGTTAGTGAAGGATTCAAGCAAGAGGATTTCTCTTGACGATATTTTGAAGCATCCATGGATTGTAAAGAATGCAGAACCTTCAGGGAGTTGCATTGAGCAAAAAACTAGTGCCTAA